The Citrifermentans bemidjiense Bem genome window below encodes:
- a CDS encoding homocysteine S-methyltransferase family protein, whose protein sequence is MKMPFMQAVKERVLVLDGAMGTMLQERGLKPGQSPEEMNLTAADVVAGVHQAYLDAGADIIVTNTFGGTKAKLEHYGLGDQVARINAEAVRIAREVAGEKAYVAGSIGPTGRFLEPVGDMSFDEAVSLFREQAQALVDAGCDLISFETFLDIKEIRAGVIAVREISKEIPVIAMLTFEEKGRSVLGTPPEAAAITLEAVGATIVGSNCGLGPEGIYQILSGMREVTALPLISQANAGLPILKDGVTIFPATPDEMTSYHDRLIELGVRIIGGCCGTTPAHIAAIKKALAAKQTPFVPKKEDGTTWLSSRGSFAAVGSAHPVALIGERINPTGKKLYSQELREGKVSYIRREALEQTGLGATLLDVNVGTPGIDEPAAMERAVFCITGAVQTPLVLDSSSPAALEAGLKAADGKVLINSVNGEEKSLAAVLPLAKKYGAALVCLTLDEAGIPAEAAGRVAVAEKIAAAAKAAGVKRSDLVVDCLTLTVSAEPKGALVALEAVRQVSALGLNTTLGVSNISFGLPCRPLISSTFFSLAMAAGLTSAIVNVKEAPMMAAWRSSMVLLEKDVNAACYIEAYKGQAVGATVEPAAAAGATGTRVAAVEPEGVRGRLAKAVINGEADNVVALVEEALAEGLTPMQISSEALLVGLDEVGKRFGSGEFFLPQVMVSADTMKTAFARLKMELSTGGLQSIGKILMATVEGDIHDIGKNILVTLLENNGFEVIDLGKNVPADRILYEARAHQVDAVGLSALMTTTMAQMDKVVKLLKAEGVKSFTMVGGAVVTQEYADEIGADLYAKDAMEAVARIKKLLAK, encoded by the coding sequence ATGAAGATGCCTTTTATGCAGGCGGTTAAAGAGCGGGTGCTGGTTCTGGACGGCGCCATGGGGACCATGCTGCAGGAACGCGGGCTGAAGCCGGGGCAGTCCCCGGAGGAGATGAACCTCACCGCAGCCGACGTGGTCGCCGGGGTGCACCAGGCTTATCTGGACGCCGGCGCCGACATCATCGTCACCAACACCTTCGGCGGGACCAAGGCGAAGCTGGAACATTACGGCCTCGGCGACCAAGTGGCGCGCATCAACGCCGAGGCGGTGAGGATCGCCCGCGAGGTGGCTGGCGAAAAGGCCTACGTGGCAGGTTCCATCGGCCCCACCGGCCGCTTCCTGGAGCCGGTCGGCGACATGAGCTTCGACGAGGCAGTCTCGCTTTTCCGCGAGCAGGCACAGGCGCTCGTCGACGCCGGCTGCGACCTGATCAGCTTCGAAACCTTCCTCGACATCAAGGAGATCCGCGCCGGTGTCATCGCGGTGCGCGAGATCTCCAAGGAGATCCCGGTCATCGCCATGCTCACCTTCGAGGAGAAGGGGAGAAGCGTCCTCGGCACCCCGCCCGAGGCTGCCGCCATCACCCTGGAGGCGGTGGGCGCGACCATCGTCGGCTCCAACTGCGGCTTAGGCCCTGAAGGGATCTACCAGATCCTCTCCGGCATGAGGGAGGTCACCGCGCTCCCGCTCATCTCCCAGGCGAACGCGGGGCTCCCGATCCTCAAGGACGGAGTCACAATCTTCCCGGCGACCCCGGACGAGATGACTTCCTACCACGACCGGCTGATCGAACTCGGCGTCCGCATCATCGGCGGCTGCTGCGGCACCACCCCCGCCCACATCGCCGCCATCAAGAAAGCGCTCGCCGCGAAGCAGACTCCCTTCGTCCCCAAGAAGGAGGACGGCACCACCTGGCTCTCCAGCCGCGGCAGCTTCGCCGCAGTCGGCTCCGCCCATCCGGTGGCGCTCATCGGCGAGCGCATCAACCCGACCGGCAAAAAGCTCTACTCGCAGGAACTCAGGGAAGGGAAGGTGAGCTACATCCGGCGCGAGGCGCTGGAGCAGACCGGGCTCGGCGCGACGCTTCTCGACGTGAACGTCGGCACCCCGGGGATCGACGAGCCGGCCGCCATGGAACGCGCCGTCTTCTGCATCACCGGCGCAGTCCAGACGCCGCTGGTACTCGACTCATCCTCCCCTGCCGCCCTGGAGGCGGGGCTTAAGGCCGCCGACGGCAAGGTGCTCATCAACTCGGTGAACGGCGAAGAAAAGAGCCTCGCCGCCGTCCTCCCCCTGGCCAAGAAGTACGGCGCGGCGCTGGTCTGCCTCACGCTGGACGAGGCGGGGATCCCTGCGGAGGCTGCGGGGCGGGTCGCCGTCGCCGAGAAGATCGCCGCTGCCGCTAAGGCCGCAGGGGTGAAAAGAAGCGATCTCGTGGTCGACTGCCTCACCCTGACGGTGAGCGCCGAGCCCAAGGGGGCGCTGGTGGCGCTGGAAGCGGTGCGCCAGGTGAGCGCGCTCGGGCTCAACACGACGCTCGGCGTTTCCAACATCTCCTTCGGCCTTCCCTGCCGCCCCCTCATCTCCTCCACCTTCTTCTCCTTGGCCATGGCCGCCGGGCTCACCTCGGCCATCGTCAACGTGAAGGAGGCGCCGATGATGGCGGCCTGGAGAAGCTCCATGGTGCTGCTGGAAAAGGACGTCAACGCGGCCTGTTACATCGAGGCCTACAAGGGGCAGGCGGTCGGCGCCACGGTGGAGCCAGCCGCTGCCGCCGGCGCAACCGGAACCCGGGTCGCAGCCGTCGAGCCGGAAGGTGTCCGCGGGCGCCTGGCCAAGGCGGTCATCAACGGCGAAGCGGACAACGTGGTGGCGCTGGTGGAAGAGGCGCTGGCCGAGGGGCTGACCCCGATGCAGATCAGCTCCGAGGCGCTCCTGGTCGGGCTCGACGAGGTGGGAAAGCGTTTCGGCTCCGGTGAATTCTTCCTGCCGCAGGTGATGGTCTCAGCCGACACCATGAAGACCGCTTTCGCCCGGCTGAAGATGGAACTTTCCACCGGCGGATTGCAGAGCATCGGCAAGATCCTGATGGCGACCGTCGAGGGGGACATTCACGACATCGGCAAGAACATCCTGGTCACCCTCCTGGAGAACAACGGTTTCGAGGTGATAGATCTGGGCAAGAACGTCCCGGCCGACCGCATCCTGTACGAGGCGCGTGCCCACCAGGTGGATGCCGTCGGGCTCTCCGCGCTGATGACGACGACCATGGCGCAGATGGACAAGGTGGTCAAACTCCTGAAGGCCGAAGGGGTGAAGAGCTTCACCATGGTCGGCGGGGCCGTGGTCACCCAGGAATACGCCGACGAGATCGGCGCCGACCTCTACGCCAAGGACGCCATGGAGGCGGTAGCCCGCATCAAGAAACTGCTGGCAAAATAA
- a CDS encoding transketolase — translation MKEKIADLEEKARRLRVAIVKTLHKSQSGHTGGSLSAIDMVCALYFHKMRHNPQDPSWEGRDRFVLSKGHAAPALYVTLAECGYFPAEDLMMLRRLGSHLQGHPDSKGTPGVDVCTGSLGQGLSMANGMALGFKLDGKDNRVYAVLGDGELQEGQIWEAAMAAGHYKSDNLCALIDSNGLQIDGDVSKVMNVASIGDKFKAFGWNVIEIDGHDMGQIISALDKAEAHKGAPTAIIAKTVKGKGVHLFENKASYHGVTPNDEELPEALRCLGCCD, via the coding sequence GTGAAAGAAAAGATTGCAGATCTGGAGGAAAAGGCGAGGCGCCTGCGCGTCGCCATCGTGAAGACGCTGCACAAATCGCAGTCCGGCCACACCGGCGGGTCGCTCTCGGCCATCGACATGGTGTGCGCCCTGTACTTCCACAAGATGCGCCATAACCCGCAGGACCCGTCCTGGGAGGGTAGGGACCGCTTCGTGCTCAGCAAGGGGCACGCGGCGCCGGCGCTTTACGTCACCTTGGCGGAGTGCGGCTACTTCCCGGCCGAGGATCTGATGATGCTGCGCCGCCTGGGGAGCCACCTCCAGGGGCACCCGGACAGCAAGGGAACTCCCGGCGTCGACGTCTGCACCGGCTCGCTCGGGCAGGGGCTTTCCATGGCCAACGGCATGGCGCTCGGCTTCAAGCTCGACGGCAAGGACAACCGCGTCTATGCGGTCCTGGGCGACGGCGAGCTCCAGGAAGGGCAGATCTGGGAAGCCGCCATGGCCGCCGGTCACTACAAGAGCGACAACCTCTGCGCCCTGATCGACTCCAACGGCCTGCAGATCGACGGCGACGTCTCCAAGGTCATGAACGTGGCCTCCATCGGCGATAAGTTCAAGGCCTTCGGCTGGAACGTGATCGAGATCGACGGGCACGACATGGGTCAGATCATCTCCGCTTTGGATAAGGCCGAGGCGCACAAGGGGGCACCCACCGCCATCATCGCCAAGACGGTCAAGGGCAAGGGGGTTCACCTGTTCGAGAACAAGGCTTCCTACCACGGCGTCACCCCGAACGACGAGGAGCTTCCCGAGGCGCTCAGGTGCCTTGGCTGCTGCGACTAA